From the genome of Hymenobacter sp. PAMC 26628, one region includes:
- a CDS encoding undecaprenyl-diphosphate phosphatase encodes MTYWHALLLAIVEGITEFLPVSSTGHMIIASALLGIQMTPFAKLYLVVIQLGAILSVLVVYWKRFFQSIDFYLKLLVAFLPIVVVGLLLKKHIDALLESVTTVGAMLLLGGVVLLFVDKWFPQEDSQKGGHPVTNPSWKEAFVIGLFQCLAVVPGVSRSAATIIGGLTQKLTRRAAAEFAFFLAMPTMAAAAAKDLYDFYKEAKTHGVSLNHLFSGQEIKLLVLGNVVAFVVALLAIRLFVGFVAKYGFRAFGIYRIIVGGLLLLLIGLGVNLQLV; translated from the coding sequence ATGACTTACTGGCACGCCCTGCTCCTCGCCATCGTGGAGGGCATCACCGAGTTTCTGCCCGTGTCCAGCACCGGGCACATGATCATCGCCTCGGCCCTGCTGGGCATTCAGATGACGCCGTTTGCCAAGCTCTACCTGGTGGTCATTCAGCTGGGGGCCATCCTGTCGGTGCTGGTGGTGTACTGGAAGCGGTTTTTCCAGAGCATCGACTTCTACCTCAAGCTGTTGGTGGCCTTTTTGCCCATCGTGGTCGTGGGGCTGCTGCTGAAAAAACACATCGACGCGCTGCTCGAATCCGTGACCACGGTGGGGGCCATGCTGCTGCTCGGCGGCGTGGTGCTGCTGTTCGTGGACAAGTGGTTTCCGCAGGAAGATTCGCAGAAGGGCGGCCACCCCGTCACCAACCCGAGCTGGAAGGAGGCCTTCGTCATTGGCCTGTTTCAGTGCCTGGCCGTGGTGCCGGGCGTGAGCCGCTCGGCAGCCACCATCATCGGGGGCCTCACCCAGAAGCTGACGCGCCGGGCGGCGGCCGAGTTTGCCTTTTTCCTGGCCATGCCCACCATGGCGGCGGCGGCGGCCAAGGATTTGTATGACTTTTATAAGGAAGCCAAAACCCACGGCGTCAGCCTCAACCACCTCTTTTCGGGCCAGGAAATCAAGCTGTTGGTGCTGGGCAACGTGGTGGCCTTCGTGGTGGCGCTGCTGGCCATCCGGCTGTTTGTGGGCTTCGTGGCGAAGTACGGCTTCCGCGCCTTTGGCATCTACCGCATCATCGTGGGCGGGCTGCTGCTGCTGCTCATCGGCCTGGGCGTGAACTTGCAACTGGTTTGA
- the truB gene encoding tRNA pseudouridine(55) synthase TruB, producing MIVKKLADFDFDAGEILLFDKPLTWSSFDGVRKLKNALRIRKVGHAGTLDPLATGLLILCTGKKTKEIDQIQAQEKEYTGTFRLGQTTPSFDLETAVDAEGPYAHLTEADIRAAAAQFVGEIQQTPPLYSAVKLDGKRAYELARKGQEAEIKAKTVTVKAFELTRIALPEVDFRVVCSKGTYIRSLARDLGAALSAGAHLTALRRTRIGAFRVEDALTLADVQALAPPRPEGPTGEARPRRGGPRPARAGLDFYAAQQAAGAPAEGTE from the coding sequence TTGATCGTGAAAAAGTTGGCTGATTTTGACTTCGACGCGGGCGAAATCCTGCTTTTCGACAAACCCCTCACCTGGTCGTCGTTCGATGGCGTGCGCAAGCTGAAAAACGCGCTGCGGATCCGCAAAGTCGGCCACGCCGGCACCCTCGACCCCCTGGCCACTGGCCTGCTCATCCTTTGCACGGGCAAGAAAACCAAGGAAATCGACCAGATTCAGGCCCAGGAAAAGGAGTACACCGGCACCTTCCGCCTCGGCCAAACCACGCCCAGCTTCGACCTCGAAACCGCCGTGGACGCCGAGGGGCCCTACGCCCACCTCACCGAGGCAGACATCCGGGCCGCCGCCGCGCAGTTCGTGGGCGAAATCCAGCAGACGCCGCCGCTGTACTCAGCCGTGAAACTTGACGGCAAGCGCGCCTACGAGCTGGCCCGCAAGGGCCAGGAAGCCGAAATAAAGGCCAAAACCGTCACTGTCAAGGCGTTTGAGCTGACGCGCATCGCGTTGCCCGAGGTCGATTTCCGGGTGGTGTGCTCCAAAGGCACCTACATCCGCAGCCTGGCCCGCGACTTAGGCGCGGCCCTAAGCGCGGGGGCCCACCTCACGGCGCTGCGGCGCACCCGCATCGGCGCGTTTCGGGTGGAGGACGCCCTGACGCTGGCCGATGTGCAGGCCCTGGCCCCGCCCCGCCCCGAGGGCCCCACTGGCGAGGCGCGCCCCCGCCGCGGGGGCCCCCGCCCGGCCCGCGCCGGCCTCGATTTTTACGCCGCCCAGCAAGCCGCCGGGGCCCCGGCCGAAGGGACCGAGTAG